A window of Fragaria vesca subsp. vesca linkage group LG7, FraVesHawaii_1.0, whole genome shotgun sequence contains these coding sequences:
- the LOC101300188 gene encoding mitogen-activated protein kinase kinase kinase 2-like, which yields MGELGEWVLGDRIGEGGFGCVYKGYPLKLENGAPGIMAVKVAEASHPFKVDALLDEAELLSLFHQCPFVINSYGQQWTSSSLNLFLEFAAGGTIRDRIDNSALSQCEIKEFTKSVLSGLQCIHDKGYVHCDIKPDNILLVHDMDSPVDFVAKIGDFGLTKSAQNLHSRQGTKWYLPPETVLCNIQGKPSDIWAVGCLVLEMLTGSLWTCKSTEYLGVWASNPVIPSHLSDDAKDFLAKCLDVDAYKRFTARRLLAHPFLMSNQSVEQLPKSLTLSQSQRCHNRLPSFIPLGDSSSHEAQMPIESFGLDDDTIFPLALMSRPARHVVADKWCKKPTTFAVMGAA from the coding sequence ATGGGTGAGTTGGGTGAATGGGTTTTAGGAGATAGGATTGGGGAGGGTGGTTTCGGGTGTGTGTATAAGGGTTACCCACTCAAGCTTGAGAATGGGGCCCCTGGTATCATGGCCGTTAAGGTTGCAGAGGCCTCTCATCCATTCAAGGTTGATGCTTTGTTGGATGAGGCCGAGCTCCTTTCTCTATTTCACCAATGCCCTTTTGTGATCAATTCTTACGGTCAACAGTGGACTTCTTCCTCTCTCAATTTGTTTTTAGAATTTGCCGCTGGAGGCACCATTAGAGATAGGATTGACAATTCTGCATTGTCCCAATGTGAGATTAAGGAGTTCACCAAGTCTGTGCTTAGTGGTCTCCAGTGCATTCATGACAAAGGTTATGTGCATTGCGACATAAAGCCCGACAATATTCTTCTTGTCCATGATATGGATTCTCCTGTCGATTTCGTGGCTAAGATAGGAGACTTTGGATTAACTAAGAGTGCTCAGAACTTGCATTCTCGCCAAGGCACTAAATGGTATTTGCCTCCTGAAACTGTTCTCTGTAACATTCAGGGGAAACCATCTGATATTTGGGCAGTAGGATGTCTAGTTCTAGAGATGTTGACTGGTTCGTTGTGGACTTGTAAGTCAACTGAGTACCTAGGCGTTTGGGCTTCTAATCCAGTTATTCCTTCACACTTGTCTGATGACGCCAAGGATTTTTTGGCAAAGTGTCTAGATGTAGATGCTTACAAGAGATTTACGGCTCGGCGTCTCTTAGCTCACCCATTTCTTATGAGTAATCAGAGTGTTGAACAATTACCCAAATCGCTTACATTGTCACAATCTCAGCGTTGTCATAATCGGTTGCCTAGTTTTATACCCTTAGGGGACTCTAGCTCCCATGAGGCACAAATGCCCATTGAGAGTTTTGGATTAGATGATGATACCATTTTCCCTTTGGCACTCATGTCAAGACCTGCAAGACATGTGGTCGCAGACAAATGGTGCAAAAAGCCAACAACTTTTGCTGTAATGGGCGCTGCATAG